A single window of Penaeus vannamei isolate JL-2024 chromosome 24, ASM4276789v1, whole genome shotgun sequence DNA harbors:
- the LOC113814405 gene encoding proton-coupled folate transporter codes for MAAGEMAPAVLKALRAVSVEPVMLVDGACNQAMLLFIENVQMNKICSVNLGFPDQVCNNLSAHPEEDVLVQREFSLFAFYNSIIMSAIPLIFVLFMGAWSDKYGRKIPLLWTLIGHVLHAGGYLLCNWQTSWPVEVIYFVTFLEALGGANVGLLSTVTSYVSDICSENTRTSRVSTAHSLWYLGGPVGTLVGALVIKDSGYNLALLLVLLAYLSAVLYVVFVIKESHGPFAKTASQAHGSAKQEPSPDSKEVSKLRMASDFFNWRRVVESFKTAFRQREGNTRMVIMAMLLSNMLRRIARGFFMYMFVRRVLSWKATDYGYWVTYRNLLAAIGSLFLVPILTKMLSATDASLAAVGALSTLGEYTCYSLVSGVAQTFLMWLGPPIGIISNALVIAIRSMSTKLVSKEEKGRISAVMAATNGLMPMVAYAAYSPIYYTTVDTLPAAQFFFGASLNVLIIIIFIIVQLRNTPSGKSIEVGQSSDRSLFKVFKNRSAITLKSMEITLTQSKRQFETSLSKDNQNRTDKLHGVEELPSNVKITSRLPVERTYIPVAAGDGGERRKDDADKNYKSIFSVHEADGRSVTKSVASKSIPPEASRDGNHEKESCSESACEERPPCFRTKDWRAGCYNNEMSDAEITASESLANPGTKGKEK; via the exons ATGGCGGCCGGGGAGATGGCTCCGGCCGTGCTGAAGGCGCTCAGAGCCGTGTCCGTCGAGCCCGTGATGCTGGTGGACGGGGCGTGCAATCAGGCGATGCTGCTCTTCATCGAGAACGTTCAGATGAACAAAATTTGTTCTGTCAACCTTGGATTCCCAGATCAG GTGTGCAACAACTTGTCCGCTCATCCCGAGGAAGACGTTTTAGTCCAGAGGGAGTTCAGCCTCTTCGCCTTTTACAACAGCATCATAATGTCGGCCATTCCGCTGATCTTCGTTCTGTTCATGGGAGCGTGGAGCGATAAATATGGTAGGAAG ATCCCTTTGCTGTGGACACTCATTGGCCACGTGTTGCATGCTGGAGGATATCTTTTGTGCAACTGGCAGACGTCTTGGCCGGTTGAGGTCATCTACTTTGTGACTTTCCTCGAGGCTTTGGGCGGCGCCAACGTGGGCCTATTGTCCACTGTTACCAGTTACGTTAGTGACATCTGCTCAGAGAATACTCGCACCTCTCGTGTCAGTACAGCTCATTCTCTGTGGTACCTCGGGGGTCCAGTGGGCACCCTGGTCGGGGCGCTGGTCATCAAGGACAGCGGCTACAACTTGGCTCTCCTGCTGGTTCTGCTGGCCTACCTCTCGGCCGTCCTCTACGTGGTCTTCGTCATCAAAGAATCGCACGGACCTTTCGCCAAGACGGCTTCGCAGGCCCACGGATCAGCCAAGCAGGAACCAAGTCCCGACAGCAAGGAAGTGTCCAAGCTCCGCATGGCGTCCGATTTCTTCAACTGGCGGCGTGTGGTCGAGTCCTTCAAGACGGCGTTCAGACAGCGTGAGGGCAACACTCGCATGGTTATCATGGCCATGCTTCTGAGTAATATGCTCCGCCGCATAGCCAGAG GTTTTTTCATGTACATGTTCGTGCGCCGTGTTTTGAGCTGGAAGGCCACCGACTACGGTTACTGGGTCACCTACCGGAACCTGCTTGCGGCCATCG GTTCGTTGTTTCTGGTGCCGATTCTTACCAAGATGCTTTCAGCCACCGACGCCTCGCTGGCTGCGGTGGGCGCACTGTCTACTCTTGGTGAATATACTTGCTACAGTCTCGTCAGCGGCGTGGCTCAGACGTTCCTCATGTGGCTCGGGCCTCCGATCGGAATCATTTCCAACGCACTTGTAATTGCCATCAGATCCATGTCTACTAAACTTGTTAGCAAAGAGgaaaaag GTCGCATCAGCGCCGTCATGGCCGCCACGAACGGCCTGATGCCCATGGTCGCCTACGCCGCCTATTCCCCCATTTACTACACGACAGTCGACACCTTGCCAGCCGCCCAGTTCTTCTTCGGGGCCTCCCTCAACGtgcttattataatcatatttat AATCGTTCAACTAAGGAACACACCGTCGGGAAAAAGTATAGAAGTCGGCCAGAGCAGCGACCGGAGTCTTTTCAAGGTATTCAAGAACAGGTCTGCAATCACTCTGAAATCTATGGAAATAACACTGACTCAATCAAAACGTCAATTCGAGACGTCTTTAAGCAAGGATAATCAAAATCGAACTGATAAGCTTCATGGAGTCGAGGAGCTTCCTTCCAACGTTAAGATCACATCCAGACTCCCTGTGGAGCGAACATATATTCCGGTGGCCGCTGGCgatggtggggagagaaggaaagatgatgcAGACAAGAATTATAAGAGTATTTTCTCAGTTCACGAGGCTGACGGCAGATCGGTGACGAAATCCGTCGCCAGTAAGAGTATTCCACCGGAGGCGAGTAGGGATGGAAACCATGAAAAGGAGTCATGCAGCGAGAGTGCGTGCGAGGAAAGGCCACCCTGTTTCAGAACGAAGGATTGGCGCGCAGGTTGTTATAACAACGAAATGAGTGATGCAGAAATTACCGCCTCGGAGTCATTAGCGAATCCGGggacaaagggaaaagaaaaatga